Genomic segment of Eupeodes corollae chromosome 2, idEupCoro1.1, whole genome shotgun sequence:
CCCGTGCACAGATCGATTCTTTCGTCAAGGTGTTCGTACTTTCGTGATCTATTAGCAGGGTGTCCGGGTTTCGGAGCACGTATCTGCCTTGAACTGCCATCTTCGCCAATCGACGTACAAATGTTCTCATCACTGCTGCGCTACTTGTATACGGGTGATCTTTGTCCCCATGACCCAAGTATCGATATAAATCTTTTACGGCAATTAGGCGACGATTTTGGAACTCCAAATCCCCTGGAACACGATCTGAGATATTTATTGGAGACGGGAGACTATGCTGACGCAGCGCTGGTCTTCACCTCGGAAGGCAATGACTATCACCGGCCTGATTCAGGCAGTTCGGAGTATGGCTTTCGACCGAAGCTGGAGCTGCCGTGCCACAAAGCCATTCTGAGTGCTCGATCGCCGTTCTTTCGAAATCTCATTCAACGGCGGACTCGAAATGTCGATGAATACACGGAACGGGCTCTGCACGTTCCAACACGCATCGTGCTAGACGAAACTGTGATTCCGAAGAGATATGCTCGTGTTCTGTTACATGCCATTTATTTGGACACTGTTGACTTGTCCCTGATCCTGAGAGGTGCTGGCAGTGGTAATAGCGCAGGTAGCCTCGGAGAAGTACACGCTCTCACTCACACAGGTCGGGCGCGTCCCACTCCACTGGAAGAAGCAATGGAGCTTTATCAAATTGGTCGATTCTTGGAGCTGGATATACTAGCTCAAGGTTGCGAAGACCTGATACTGGAATGGCTGTCGCTGGACACACTGCCCACGGTATTAAAATGGGGAAATCAGCCACATGGCTCGGCATGGGTATTTCGGCAAGCATGTCAGTATTTACGTGAAGAGTTCTCGGCGGTCATATCATCACCAGTGTTGCATCAGTTGGATAAGACGCAGTTGATCTGCGCTCTACAGAGCAACTTCCTGCAAGCATCGGAGCTGGAAGTGCTTCAGGCTGTCCTCAAGTGGGGCGAACAAGAACTAATTCGTCGCATGGAGGACCGTGAACCGAATCTCTTAAGTCACACCGCACATTCCGTTACACGGAAGGGTGTAAAGAAGCGTGATCTAAGCGATGTTGAGCTGAGGGAAATTTTGTCGGAGTTGCTGCCTCTGGTGCGAATGGATCATGTTCTCCCGCCAAATAGTGATATTCTCTGCCAGGCCATACGAAGAGGTCTCGTTAGCACACCACCATCGCATATGATCGGTGACGAACGCGAGAATCTACGTGTGAACGCTTGGATTCGGGGTGGCAAGAATCAAGGACTGTTTGTTCGACCTCGACTCTTCATGCCGTACTTTGAGGAGGTAAAGGCCCTCCTCGAGGATCGAATGGCAGCTTCGCATCACGTCGAGCTTCTGCGTATGCGACGCTCACGACACTTGCCCGATATTCCAGACACTTTGTACATGGTGTCTCGAATGAATGCCGCTGGAAGTAGTGGTGTAGGTGCTCCCTCGGGGCCAGACAACATTGATATGTTAGCAGCTGCAGCTGCCATTCCCCCACCTGACGGACCGACAATGACCGCAATGTTCAAACGCGAGCACAAATTACGTCAGTCGCCCATGTGCCAGAGGGCTCTGCTGCTTCCACTCTCTTCCAAGCACGAAATCAATCGCCAGATTCGACTGCGAGTGGTGCGCGAGTTCAATTTGCCTGACCCTGTGTCTGAATTGCTTGAGAGCACGTTgagcagtcaaggtcaacaggACGATGTTGCTGCCAACAATACGACACAGACTGATGACATCGACGATGATGATCAGACACCACCGCCATCGCCGGCGTTGGCTGGCGGCAATGATGCCAACTCAGTACAAAACAATTTACCATGTTACAGTCGAAATATGACATTTCCGCGACAACATTTGAGTGTTGGTGGACCCTCCCATCATGGTTCAGGTGCTATCGGAGGAGGAGGGATGGGAGGAGGTGGAGGCTTAGGGGGTGGAGGTCTCGGTCTTGGTCTCGGTGGCGGTGGGAGTAGCTATGGATCAAGACACTCCTCGGGTCACAGAGTTGATTTGCCCGCCTTAATAACCGAAGGTGATTATCGGCAATTCGCACCGATGAATGATGGTGGTGTGGATGGAGCAAATGGCGGATGTGAGGGAGGGCATTTGTCGGATATGATGCCCGATGTTGCCATGGCTACGGCTTCTTTGGGGCAATTGCATTTGGCTGGAGAGCCGCCGGATAGTTTGCAGTTGGATTTAGGTGATGGACCAAGTCACATCATGGGCGCAGCTGGACCAATTGGATTGCGGGGACTGCAGGTGAGTTAAAAGAGAAAATATACCTAGTAAACTATTATTGACCTtgatgttaaattattttggaaaatttatatttataaactactattttcatttatttagcATCAGCTGCCGCCAAGCAACTACCACCATTTTATGCAGCGTTCAGATTCTCCATTCGATGTTTTACGTCAAGGTCAGCCATCGCCAGCACCGCCGCAGGGGACATATAATTCAGGACCACCCAGATATTTATAGAGTTTGAGAGTGGCCCCCGATGAGGGCCTTTATTTTAGCAtgcctttttgaaaaatataaaacaaaacaaaaaaaatgtgttataaataattttaatgagaacaaacaaaaacaaaattcaaattcaagctAAAATAAAGcgaacaaaagaaacaaactaaatttataaatattatacataaattataaattaaaaataaaattaaaaacaacaaaaaaaacacaaaaaaattacgttaataattaattgtatttaaattataaacaaaacgaaaaaaaataatatttattaaaaagaaaacaaaaaaaaacaaccttaaatattaacaaatattatatatacaCCATAaacaatatatatacatattataatagaaatatgaatatatttgaaaaaataaaatacaaaatttgatcaaaattcAAGCGCACGatgttataaaaaagaaaaagaagcatgaagtgaaaacaaaaattataatatctaaaaacattgcaaaataaaacgaaagagaatagaaagaaaaggaaaaaagtgtgtatttttaaaaagaaaaacaaaaacaaaatagttgcgcgttcattttctttttttactattattttcaaaattattttgtgataaAGGATctccttttgttaaaaaatgaaagaaaaaaaataagaataagttaCAAAATTTTTCTTACTGCGCAAAATAATTGTTTCCATTTCCAATGGTCAAATTTAgaatctaaattaaaatttaaacaaattacaaagacattaaatttcataagattaaaaattaaaaaaacaacaaaaaaaatgtgtgcgaatgacagaaacaaaaactatttaaaaaaataaaataaaacgaaaaacgattatttttattgttgtagGACCTTAATATGGCttataacaaaacacaaaacaaaacaacaacaaaaaaagaatacaaattgaaatttaaattaaattacaaacaaaaaatatatttaaaaagaaaagtgcaATACGATTTTTGCCAAgcagaattatatttttgaatttattactaGCTCACAATTTTGTTacgctttttttttattctcatacaacaaaaaaacaaaaatcaaagataAGACAGTTCAAAACATTAACTGTCTTCATGCATTGGTTGTATTCTAAGTActgattaatttaaatatcatcATCTCGCACTtacttttcataattttcatatatttatattttgtttaatttatgtaattttggTTATATTGagtttatttatacaaaatgaaaacttgAGTATTTAAGCGTGGTTAAGTCCCGagtgtaaatgaaaaaaaaatgtcatgtaTCAcacctcattttttttttcttgaacattaaatttaaagatttaaaattatattcaagtatttaaaaattgagatttagcatttctaatttttgaggACAAAAGAAGTTacgataaatatattttttttttgtatgggacCTGCCTCTTTGAGTAATTAACAAATCCTTCCTAAGTGCATCTCAAataatttgttgtaaaattCAAGGACACAGTAATGGTTGGTTAAGTCTGTACTACGTAGAccacaattttttaattgcaatcttaaaatattgataagaaagaattttgtttccatttcacATAGAAATACGATAATTTCCTGTTATTACCTGTGTTCCAGACCTAGTTTCAAACAGTCTCAGACACTTCAAAAGTTGTGCCTATTCTTACAAAAGAGAGCACATTTCCCCTTTTTGCCAGAAGTGAAagaatggtcgcattcacaaagctagtggctacgttgtcaaaattcaactagctttgtgaatgcagaATCAGaatagtcaatctggaactgtcatattattgacaaatacaaatatataaaataagaaacatttttgatttaataactttaacttatcttttgtgtttttaaattcagtaaaatcaaatttaagacacaagtCGAAtgctttgtatttgtatttaaatactgcatgatttctttcattttgaattcgtgtgtctTTTTAGAGCAGCTGAttgagaaacgtcaaaatcattcaacAAAACACTACGTCGCGTCGGAGGGGtaatttcaactatttttgtagttagacttagccaatcagaatcccttgaatGCGACCAATTTCTTCTGGCGATTTCTGGGCTGGCTGTCAATTTCGATTTGACGTTCACGCAAGTAATgacagaagaaaaataataattgtcaatatttattgaaaattgtagtgattttttgagaaaaaaaatcatttaagtttcataatttaaggaataattttatttttatttaaaataaatatactttcACTTGGTGCGAAAACCGTTTCAGACTTTTTGACAGCATTTCATCACCACTctttaaatttgacatttgaccaacttttagtgCAAGAAATGTCTGAAACAGACTTATTGTGGAGTACCACTTGGTACcctaatttttacattttacataaacTTTTTGGGATTGAGTAAGTCCTCAACTGATGTTATCGacataaatattgtttccgTTGACCAATTACCTGTTAACATACATATTCTATACAATATTTGAATACTTATCTATTTCATGtaaatatgaacaaaacaaTAGATTTTCACATGAAATACCACCATTTGTGTTCAAAATCATTAAAACGGcattattttctttcatttatttaaacaaaataattttatgcgaGAACTTTTCATCTGttctttgctttaaattttctaGAGATGCAGGCTTTATCGTAGTaggcaaaattaataaaatatgaattttaaagtttttcaaaagttattgcCTTTGTCCTATTTTTTATCACAAGGCCCTGAGTttctatttaaatgtttaatctgTGTGATAttttaatcatgttttttattAGAATCTGAATGCTAGCACGCTTTTTATTacataccaagttttttttttaatttttttttatatttgattttattttttttacgaatctcattttattattaatttatttattatcacaAATTACAAACAACCATAAAATACATGAAAAACGACAAAACGGTCAAACATTTATtccggaaaataaaaaaaaataaaaaagacaacgatATACGAGAAAATATAtctaattgttttaattataatatattttttaaataaattacattcaTGATGCAAAACCATCGACCATgaataacacaaaacaaaacaaatctgataaataatttaattttgtatctatcaaattataattacatacatacataacaaataataataaaaaataatgaaaacaaaaatacaaaataaaataataataatttattcttcTTTAAGTATACTCATTACCtacattaaaaaagtaaataaataaaataaaagaaaaaacgaaacaaaaacaaaaataaaaataaacaatataaatacgCCACAAccaacattattattattattataaataaagtaaaatatagttaaaagaaaataaaataaaaccatcaAAGTTTTTAGTGTAAAATAAACTTGataactaaaaaaacaacaacaacaacaaacaaaaaataaaaatattgttttttcttcccCCAAAATAGACTGCt
This window contains:
- the LOC129947741 gene encoding BTB/POZ domain-containing protein 7; the encoded protein is MGATTSSDYAMPSTSGMQSTSSGLGGSSGGPGGGPHFREQRRKRVTGFATLKRKFIRRRRSSKACDHARVLRDFVSDWSPLELAALCEEYEALAALKDLSVQAELARPPATTFKQDLANLFDMKTCTDCDLVFRGTIFPVHRSILSSRCSYFRDLLAGCPGFGARICLELPSSPIDVQMFSSLLRYLYTGDLCPHDPSIDINLLRQLGDDFGTPNPLEHDLRYLLETGDYADAALVFTSEGNDYHRPDSGSSEYGFRPKLELPCHKAILSARSPFFRNLIQRRTRNVDEYTERALHVPTRIVLDETVIPKRYARVLLHAIYLDTVDLSLILRGAGSGNSAGSLGEVHALTHTGRARPTPLEEAMELYQIGRFLELDILAQGCEDLILEWLSLDTLPTVLKWGNQPHGSAWVFRQACQYLREEFSAVISSPVLHQLDKTQLICALQSNFLQASELEVLQAVLKWGEQELIRRMEDREPNLLSHTAHSVTRKGVKKRDLSDVELREILSELLPLVRMDHVLPPNSDILCQAIRRGLVSTPPSHMIGDERENLRVNAWIRGGKNQGLFVRPRLFMPYFEEVKALLEDRMAASHHVELLRMRRSRHLPDIPDTLYMVSRMNAAGSSGVGAPSGPDNIDMLAAAAAIPPPDGPTMTAMFKREHKLRQSPMCQRALLLPLSSKHEINRQIRLRVVREFNLPDPVSELLESTLSSQGQQDDVAANNTTQTDDIDDDDQTPPPSPALAGGNDANSVQNNLPCYSRNMTFPRQHLSVGGPSHHGSGAIGGGGMGGGGGLGGGGLGLGLGGGGSSYGSRHSSGHRVDLPALITEGDYRQFAPMNDGGVDGANGGCEGGHLSDMMPDVAMATASLGQLHLAGEPPDSLQLDLGDGPSHIMGAAGPIGLRGLQHQLPPSNYHHFMQRSDSPFDVLRQGQPSPAPPQGTYNSGPPRYL